The Diorhabda sublineata isolate icDioSubl1.1 chromosome 6, icDioSubl1.1, whole genome shotgun sequence genome includes a window with the following:
- the LOC130445483 gene encoding eukaryotic peptide chain release factor GTP-binding subunit ERF3A, which produces MSNNTAPDSWESQADTSSTNNSPQHTADVTAHFSTLNVNAVEFVPSFSFGKAPEVVDKSSPTNSQESNSSPQHNPLLNGNVPDASAERVEVKEPPPIPPADGDASPEGEGGTWEDVADEDSTSASAPPATTPEGDEDEEPSSEEAPIKIKKKNTVKEKPEEDKKEHVNVVFIGHVDAGKSTIGGQIMALTGMVDKRTLEKYEREAREKSRESWYLSWALDTNQEERDKGKTVEVGRAFFETDKKHFTILDAPGHKSFVPNMIGGAAQADLAVLVISARKGEFETGFDRGGQTREHAMLAKTAGVKYLVVLVNKMDDPTVNWDEARYNECKDKILPYLKKLGFILNKDLFFLPCSGQTGQGLKDRVDESICNWYRGEAFIPFIDKLPSLSRKADGPFIMPIVDKYKDMGTVLMGKVESGECKKGQTMLIMPNRTPVTVDMLLSDDDEVSRVVPGENVKVKVKGIEEEDVSPGFVLCDSVNPIHTGRIFDAQLVILEHRSIICAGYSAVMHIHCAAEEVTVKALICLVDKKTGEKSKTRPRFVKQDQVAIMRIECAGVICLEPFKFMPQMGRFTLRDENRTIAIGKVLKLVE; this is translated from the exons ATGTCAAATAATACGGCTCCTGATAGTTGGGAATCTCAAGCCGATACTTCATCGACAAATAATTCGCCACAACATACTGCAGATGTGACAGCACACTTTTCCACGTTGAATGTAAATGCTGTCGAATTTGTGCCTTCATTTTCATTTGGAAAAGCTCCAGAAGTAGTTGATAAATCATCCCCAACAAATTCCCAAGAATCCAATAGTTCACCGCAGCATAATCCTCTTTTAAATG GTAATGTCCCTGATGCATCTGCAGAACGTGTGGAAGTAAAAGAACCTCCACCTATTCCTCCTGCAGATGGAGATGCGTCGCCCGAAGGCGAAGGAGGCACTTGGGAAGATGTGGCAGATGAAGATAGTACTTCTGCTTCTGCACCTCCGGCTACTACACCCGAAGGTGATGAAGACGAAGAGCCATCTTCAGAGGAAGCTCctataaaaattaagaaaaagaaTACTGTTAAGGAGAAACCGGAAGAAGATAAAAAGGAACATGTGAATGTAGTTTTTATTGGACACGTCGATGCTGGTAAAAGTACTATTGGAGGTCAGATTATGGCTTTGACGGGAATGGTAGATAAAAGAACATTAGAAAAATACGAAAGAGAAGCAAGAGAGAAAAGCAGAGAAAGTTGGTACTTGAGCTGGGCTTTAGATACCAATCAAGAAG aacgAGACAAGGGTAAAACAGTAGAAGTAGGTCGTGCCTTTTTTGAAACAGACAAAAAACATTTCACCATTTTGGATGCTCCAGGACACAAAAGTTTTGTACCAAACATGATTGGTGGTGCTGCTCAAGCCGATCTGGCTGTACTTGTCATTTCTGCTAGAAAAGGAGAATTCGAAACAGGGTTTGATCGAGGTGGTCAAACAAGAGAACATGCTATGTTAGCTAAAACTGCTGGAGTTAAGTACCTTGTAGTACTAGTCAATAAAATGGACGATCCTACCGTAAATTGGGATGAAGCAAG atACAACGAGTGCAAAGATAAAATACTCCCCTACCTTAAAAAATTAGGTTTTATATTGAAcaaagatttatttttcttacCGTGCTCTGGTCAAACAGGCCAAGGTTTAAAGGATCGAGTAGACGAATCAATTTGTAATTGGTATAGAGGCGAGGCATTTATACCATTCATAGATAAATTACCATCTCTTAGTAGAAAAGCAGATGGACCTTTTATAATGCCGATTGTTGATAAATATAAAGATATGGGTACCGTTTTAATGGGTAAAGTTGAATCTGGAGAATGTAAGAAAGGCCAGACGATGCTTATAATGCCAAATAGGACACCTGTAACGGTAGATATGTTACTTTCCGATGATGACGAAGTAAGTCGAGTAGTTCCTGGAGAGAATGTTAAAGTCAAAGTTAAAGGCATAGAAGAAGAAGACGTTAGTCCAGGATTTGTTCTTTGCGATTCCGTCAATCCTATTCATACTGGACGAATCTTCGATGCTCAATTGGTTATTTTAGAACATAGATCCATTATTTGCGCTGGTTACAGCGCAGTTATGCATATTCACTGTGCAGCCGAAGAGGTCACCGTTAAA GCCTTAATATGTTTGGTAGATAAAAAAACTGGTGAAAAAAGTAAAACTCGTCCAAGGTTCGTAAAACAAGATCAAGTAGCAATAATGAGAATTGAATGTGCAGGAGTTATTTGCTTAGAACCGTTTAAGTTTATGCCCCAGATGGGAAGATTTACACTGCGAGATGAAA atagGACAATTGCCATTGGAAAGGTCCTGAAACTTGTGGAATAA